A genome region from Micromonospora peucetia includes the following:
- a CDS encoding FtsX-like permease family protein has protein sequence MTWLRDRAADLAMGARMAFTGGRDGWLRAVLTAVGVGVGVAMLLLGAAVPGALDAREARGDARDDLRMGEKVPAAANTLLIRQADTEFRGQPVRGRVLRPEGPAAPVPPGLATLPRAGEVVVSPALRDLLDSADGALFAPRLDGATVTGTIGDEGLAGPRELAFYLGNDTLDADRATRLDAFGGGLPGEAFGPVLMLLVVVIFVVLLLPIAVFLGAAVRFGGERRDRRLAALRLVGADAAMVRRIAAGEATAGALLGVAVGGVFFALGRQVVPLVTLMDLSVYAADVRPPLPLAVAVALAVPALAVVVTLVSMRAVLVEPLGVTRRATPVRRRLVWRLLLPAAGVGLLLAGAAGVAPLGVERQTAAGAVLLLVGVVTLLPWLTDLLVRRLRGGPVAWQLAVRRLQLDSAASARLVNGIAVAVAGTIGLQMLFAGVANQFTSDTGQDTSRAQVQVRFAAHPDAAIALDRLAAAPGVTDSNTTLLTVAGAAGSDDVVDLRIGDCTELAEFARLDRCTDGDVFLVRDPEAPQTGIQPGATVTVRDTIGSAWRIPLNARAAPMRADPAGDRQSSVLATPGAVDAARLGPLGGLAYLRLAPDQPDAVEHVRNAAAGIDPSASVLTLSETRQSTRFVNVQRGLYIGAVVTLLLIGASMLVGVLEQLRERRRLLAMLVAVGTRRSTLSWSVLWQSAVPVVIGLALAVMFGLGLGAVLLRMVRTPVAVAWPALGISTGLGAAVVLLVTGLSLPVLWRLTRPDGMRTE, from the coding sequence ACCGCGCGGCCGACCTGGCGATGGGCGCCCGGATGGCGTTCACCGGCGGCCGGGACGGCTGGCTGCGGGCGGTGCTCACCGCGGTCGGTGTGGGGGTCGGTGTGGCGATGCTGCTGCTCGGCGCCGCGGTGCCCGGCGCGCTGGACGCCCGCGAGGCGCGCGGCGACGCCCGCGACGACCTGCGGATGGGCGAGAAGGTCCCGGCCGCCGCGAACACGCTGCTGATCCGGCAGGCCGACACCGAGTTCCGGGGGCAGCCGGTACGCGGCCGGGTGCTGCGCCCCGAGGGCCCGGCCGCGCCGGTACCGCCGGGGTTGGCGACGCTGCCCCGCGCCGGCGAGGTGGTGGTCTCCCCCGCGCTGCGCGACCTGCTCGACTCCGCCGACGGTGCGCTGTTCGCGCCCCGGCTGGATGGGGCCACGGTCACCGGCACGATCGGCGACGAAGGGCTGGCCGGCCCGCGCGAGCTGGCCTTCTACCTGGGCAACGACACCCTTGACGCGGACCGCGCGACCCGGCTCGACGCGTTCGGCGGCGGGCTGCCCGGCGAGGCCTTCGGCCCGGTGTTGATGCTGCTGGTGGTCGTCATCTTCGTCGTCCTGCTGCTGCCCATCGCGGTCTTCCTCGGCGCGGCGGTGCGCTTCGGCGGGGAACGGCGCGACCGGCGGCTGGCCGCGCTGCGGCTGGTCGGCGCGGACGCCGCGATGGTCCGTCGCATCGCCGCCGGGGAGGCCACCGCCGGCGCGCTGCTCGGCGTCGCGGTCGGCGGCGTGTTCTTCGCGCTCGGCCGGCAGGTGGTGCCGCTGGTCACGCTGATGGACCTGAGCGTGTACGCCGCCGACGTGCGCCCGCCGCTGCCGCTGGCCGTCGCCGTCGCGCTGGCGGTGCCGGCGCTCGCCGTGGTGGTGACCCTGGTGTCGATGCGCGCCGTGCTGGTCGAGCCGCTCGGGGTGACCCGGCGCGCGACACCGGTGCGCCGCCGGCTGGTGTGGCGGCTGCTGCTGCCCGCCGCCGGGGTCGGGCTGCTGCTGGCCGGCGCGGCCGGCGTCGCCCCGCTGGGCGTCGAGCGGCAGACCGCGGCCGGCGCCGTGCTGCTGCTGGTCGGGGTGGTCACCCTGCTGCCCTGGCTGACCGACCTGCTGGTACGCCGGCTGCGCGGTGGCCCGGTCGCGTGGCAGCTCGCGGTGCGCCGACTCCAACTCGACAGCGCCGCCTCGGCGCGGCTGGTCAACGGCATCGCGGTCGCCGTGGCGGGCACCATCGGGTTGCAGATGCTCTTCGCCGGCGTCGCCAACCAGTTCACCTCCGACACCGGGCAGGACACCTCCCGCGCCCAGGTGCAGGTGCGGTTCGCCGCCCACCCGGACGCCGCCATCGCGCTGGACCGGCTGGCCGCCGCACCCGGCGTGACCGACAGCAACACCACCCTGCTGACCGTGGCTGGGGCCGCCGGCAGCGACGACGTCGTCGACCTGCGGATCGGCGACTGCACCGAGCTGGCCGAGTTCGCCCGACTCGACCGGTGCACCGACGGCGACGTCTTCCTGGTCCGGGACCCCGAGGCCCCGCAGACGGGCATCCAGCCGGGCGCGACCGTCACCGTCCGGGACACCATCGGATCGGCCTGGCGGATCCCCCTGAACGCCCGGGCGGCGCCGATGCGCGCCGACCCCGCCGGCGACCGGCAGTCCAGCGTGCTGGCCACCCCCGGCGCGGTCGACGCCGCCCGACTGGGCCCGCTGGGCGGCCTCGCCTACCTGCGGCTCGCGCCCGACCAGCCGGACGCGGTGGAGCACGTTCGCAACGCCGCCGCCGGCATCGACCCGTCCGCCTCGGTGCTCACCCTCAGCGAGACCCGACAGTCCACCCGGTTCGTCAACGTCCAGCGCGGCCTCTACATCGGTGCCGTGGTCACCCTGCTGCTGATCGGGGCCAGCATGCTCGTCGGCGTGCTGGAGCAGCTCCGGGAACGCCGCCGACTGTTGGCGATGCTGGTCGCGGTCGGCACCCGCCGTTCCACGCTGAGCTGGTCGGTGCTGTGGCAGAGCGCCGTGCCGGTGGTGATCGGGCTCGCCCTGGCGGTCATGTTCGGGCTGGGCCTCGGCGCGGTGCTGCTGCGCATGGTGCGGACGCCGGTCGCGGTCGCCTGGCCGGCGTTGGGCATCTCGACCGGCCTCGGTGCGGCGGTGGTGCTGCTGGTCACCGGGCTCAGCCTGCCGGTGCTGTGGCGGCTGACCAGGCCGGACGGCATGCGTACCGAGTGA